A region of the bacterium genome:
TTGAACCACAGATAAACACGGATGAACACAATGCGACCTTCGGCCGCAACCAAATTTAAGATTTCAGATGCTAGATTTCAGATTGAAATGTTTTGATTTCAGATTGAGACATATTCGCGGTTTGTAGCGCTGGCGTCCCGCCGGCGAAGACTTTTGCAGACCTCGAAGTTTTTTGCCGGCCGGAGGCCGGCGTTACAAATTATTTGACGGCATCGACCAAATAAAAAACTCTAAAGTCGATAAACGAGAAAAAATCAAGAAATATCTATTCTATCCTTCGATCCGGTTTATCTCCTAGTGTTGTTGAGCGTAGAAAGAGATCGTGTAAAGACAAATCGCAGCGGCAACGGCGGCGTTGAGTGACTCTACATGCCCTTTCATCGGTATGGAAACTTTTTCGTCTACGGGCAAATCCGCCGGCAGTCCGCGGCTTTCCGAGCCGATGCAAACGATCAGCGGAAAAACCGGTTTCCAATCCAAAAGGGAACGCCCGTTTCTGGTTACCAGACCGCAGGACTGGATATTTCGCTGCAGCCCCTGTTTCAGAAAATCCGTGGCATCTCCTATTTCCATCAGCGGGACACGAAACAGACTTCCCATGGAGGCGCGTACCACCTTCGGCAGAAAGGGATCCACGCAATCCGAATTGTAGCTGACCCATTCGCAGCCGCTTGCTTCTGCAGTGCGAAGAATTGCGCCGAAATTGCCAGGGTCACGGATGGATATCAGTAAGAGCGCAAATTTCGCTATCGCCAGAGATTGTACAAGGAGCGGTTTTCGTGCCACTCCAAGCATGCCTTGAGGCGTCTGGACGTCAGAGATCGACTTCAAAAGCCTCGGTGTGACAAGATAAATAGTCGTGCCCTGTTCTTCCAGTGGTTTCAACCACTGCTTTTCTTTTGCCCAAACCTCGGGAGTTACAAATACTTCTTCACACTTCAACCTCGAACCAATTGCTTCAAGCAAGAGCTTTTTGCCTTCAATCAAGAAGAGTTTTTCGTTCCGATTTTTGCCTATTTTCTTAGCCTTTTGAATGCGGGGATTCGTCGAACTTTGAATCATTCGCATGAGGGCGGAATGAACTTTACAACCATAGTTGATTGCGTTTATCATATACGATACATTGGAGTTGGCAATCCAAGGGGGTCGGGAGTAATTGGATTACTATCATAAGTTAAAGATAGCGCCAAACGCTTCACGTAAAGAGATCGAACAGGCCTACCAGCGCTTGCTGAAAGAATCTCGATACGACACATCAATCGACCGCCGGGAAATAGAAAACGCTTACAAGGTTTTGAGTGATCTGAATGCCAAGAGTCAATATGATACGCGACAGACGATTCGGCTGCAAAAGACCGTTCGGGTCCAGAAACGATTCAAAGAATTCGGAGTTATCGCCTGGATCAAGAGACGTACGCGACGCGAGCTCCTGGTAACTCTCGGATTTTGTCTGAGCCTGATGATCAGCTTTTACAGTTTCCGGTTTGGATATCTCTTAAAGACTTTTCAAGCCGGAGATGTGCTCTACGATAAAACTACGGACAAGCAATTTGGGAAAGTCTTAAAAGTGGAACAAAATTATCCTTTCGGTTCAAAATATCTCGATGCGTATCAGGTGGAGCTGGATCCCGCGGCGAAACGAGCCGTAGATTTTCAAAAAGTTGTATGGCTACCGCAGGACATTGTAAAAGCGAGATGTTACAAGAAGCAATGAGTGCTGAGTGCCGAGCTACCTCAGCACCCGGCACTCATCACTCAACACTTTGATACATTTCACGAACAGCGGGAGAGATCAGAGGGCTTTTCGTAAGCGGGTGGTTCGGACTCACTCTCCGGATCTTTTGGAACGCCGCCGAAGCTCTCTGGAAAGCCGTTTGATCAGATGATCCGGACAACAAATATTTGGCGGCATAAGAACAGCCGATCAGAAATTGAGCTGAAGCCTCTTCTGGAGTTAACTTCAGCGCGAGGGAAAAGGAAGCGATCGCCGAATCATAATCACCTTGAAAATACCTGCGCGCGCCATCTTTTATCAGCGTTTTCGTTTTTTGCAGATTTAATTCTTCCACTGTTGGCGCCGGCGGTCCCGGGACTGGCACGGGCTCGATCTTTTCCGGTTCCGGTTTCTTCTCGGGGATCACCGGTTCAGGTTTCGGCTGGATTGGTTCCGGTTTCTTCTCGGGGATCACCGGTTCAGGTTTCGGCTGGATGGGTTCTGGCTTCGGCTGGATTGGGTCCGGTTTTGGCTGGGGTTGATTCAGCAGTGCGAGCTGCGATGATGCCAGCGTTCTTAACTCTGAAAGATTTTGGAAAAGGCTCCGATTTCTTTGAATCTCCCCGTGCGAACTGGAGATATCAAATTCCTTCAAAGCACCCTGATAGTTTTTCTGGTTGAAATAAGCTTTTCCAAGATAATAATGCGGAAAATAATCATCAAATTTCATTCCGTAAAACTTGATGTTGAGTCCTTCCTGGTTTTTCTGGGCAATCGC
Encoded here:
- a CDS encoding RNA methyltransferase, which codes for MIQSSTNPRIQKAKKIGKNRNEKLFLIEGKKLLLEAIGSRLKCEEVFVTPEVWAKEKQWLKPLEEQGTTIYLVTPRLLKSISDVQTPQGMLGVARKPLLVQSLAIAKFALLLISIRDPGNFGAILRTAEASGCEWVSYNSDCVDPFLPKVVRASMGSLFRVPLMEIGDATDFLKQGLQRNIQSCGLVTRNGRSLLDWKPVFPLIVCIGSESRGLPADLPVDEKVSIPMKGHVESLNAAVAAAICLYTISFYAQQH